The Hordeum vulgare subsp. vulgare chromosome 7H, MorexV3_pseudomolecules_assembly, whole genome shotgun sequence DNA window GTTCATTCTTCTATACACAGCATTTTTCTAAGTATGTTCTACTTCTTCTATAGTAATCGTGTTAAGCAACCAAGGAAGTGATAGCATATGAGTTCATTACCACTGTATGTATGGTACGCTAAGGACATGGTTGGTGACTACATTAATATTGGTGGCAGGTCTGCAATTGAGTGCTTCGAAAAGTTCGTGCAGGGATGATTGAAATCTTTGGTGGAGATCATTTGTGAAGCCTTAACAATGAAGATTGCAAGTCCTATTTCAAATCAACTAGTAGGCATGGGTTTCTTGAGATGTTAGGAAGTCTTGAATGTATGCATTGGCATTGGCAAAAACGTCCCATTGCATGGTAAGGTCAATCTCATTGGCATAAATGGTGCTTACACTTATGCTAGAGGTAGTTGCATCACAGGTATGTAATGCTAACTTTGACCAATAACTATACTCAGTAACTTTTGTGACATGAAACTTTGGAATACAAATTAATGACATAATCTTTTCCACATAAAGTACATATTAATAGAGTAATTGTCAGTCAGTTGGTTCAAATGCTTGTCCTAATTAAGGAGACCTAGTATGCAGAGTAAAAAACGAGAGAGTGTTATATATCATTATATAAACTACATCTCGTACTAATAGGATACCCTCGGCCTTTTCTTATATATCTAACTTCGCATAACTTGCATTTTTTTCACAATTAATCGTTTGGAGCAACAAATAAGGTTAGCAACACTAGAATAGTAACTATGTAATGATGAATATAGTTAGAGTATGAGTGAGGCGTTTTGGCTCCCAGACTCACAACCACGCTGAATAAAGAAATTCAAAATAAGTACTAGAAAAATTCAAGAAATCCTTTTTTTGTCATGGTAGATAATTTGATGCGTGATGTTCTCTCAGAATTTCAGATTACTTGGACATCCGAGTAACTCTcggtaaaaaagacaaatttgggGTCTGTGAAAAAAAATACTGTTTGCATACTGTTCTGACCCAGTTTTTTTGTTGTTGAGAGCAACTCAAATGTTAAAATGATCTGAAATTTGGAACACCTCACACACCAATCACATACCTTACGgaaattttttggaattttttgaattttttatgaaCTTTCTTTTGACCTGGTGCAGATGAGCCCGGGCTCAGAATTGAATATTCTGAGTATGCAATTTTTCCAAATAATTTGAAAAGAGTCACGAAGGATAACTAAATGTGTAATCAAAAAACACAATTTTTGATAGTCCACTTAGTTTCATGCCATTAGAAATGATTTGGATGGCTAAGATGACGCTGAAATGAGTGTACTACACACTGAAACGTGTCTAGATACACTCCTTTCAGCTATACGGCTGAAACACGCCTTGATACACTCCTTTCAGCGACAGTAAATTTTGGACACAGGTTGTACCATTTTATAACCCCATAGAAAAGATACAACGAGCTGTGTGAAAGTATAAATAATTTTAGTATCAAACATAATCGTTGGCAAATCGAGCCCCGTCTGTTCAGAGCTTCAGATATGCTGCCTATTAAAAAAGTTGCACCAAGAGTATATATATGCATGCTGCTTCTTTAATGGTAGCATTTGTCCAAGTTCGTTCATCTTAGAAAAACTTGTTTAGCAACTAAGCAAGTGATGCTAGACCGCTAGTATATGAGTTCATTAGGACATCTCCAATGGTTATATAATCATCGTTGGTAAAATTGTCACatagatgattttgatgacatgatacataataaaagaagagagaaCATGAAACCGTATtaacttgaagcaacggttcatGCACAAGCTCCGAAGCAAACATGGTTATTTCTTTAACATTTAATTGACCCACTTAGTATTTTACATACAGTTAACATATACTTTATtgaagagcttgtatgatgtgctgttggttgatgatgtggacacttataccaacgattgaacataCGGATTGTTGAAGATGTTCTTACGATTATGCTTTGGTAACCACGCTGTGTTCGTACCTGGGAAACGACCACCTGCCGAGCTTGGGACGGGCCAGCCTCTGCCTCGTTCCCGTGACCATGGCCATGGCCGTGGCCGTGGCCGTCGTGCATCGGTCCTTCACGCTTCTCGCTCCCTGCATTCCTCCCGTCCTCCAGCAGCGCCGCCGCCGTCTCATCATGGGCGCTcgttgcggcggcggcggcggccgcctCGCGCTGCTTGTGCTCGTAAAACTGGGTGCCGAGGAAGTCGACGACGAGTGTCACGAGGCTGGCGAGCATGGCGATGGAGCCCGCGAAGGGGAACCGCCGCCACAGCGAGTCCTGGAGGCAAGGGTCCTGGAACTTCTCCTCGGCGTCGTGCATCATGTGCACGAGCCCCGTGGCCAGGATCACCCCCGCCGCGAAGGCCTTGGCGAGCACGAACGTCGACCGGCCCCCACCGGCTGCAACCCCGCCGCGCCACCTCCGGCCGACGAGCGGGATGGCGACGCCGGCTGCTCCCGCGACAAGGATGGCCGCCACGGCGACTACCTTGAGCCTGAGCGCTGCCGCCTCGTCGCGGCAGTCATCGCCGACACCCGCCTCCCCATAGTCGCAGCTCGCCGCGGACACCGAAGCTGCCACCAATCATCAGATACTTCAGATACATCAAATCGGTGTCACTCCCCAATCTATCAGTCAGTTGGCATGGCATCTAAAAGTACCATTGTACCTGCGAATCGGTGTAGGTAATCCCGAAGGTAGGGGGCGACGATGTACGGCTCCATTTCCTGAGATCGATTAACGACTACAGGTCTACAGCAACGGAATCACTGATCAAACTAGAGCCTAGAATCAACTGAAACAACACGGATTTTGGCCAGCGGACGGCGGCCGCTCAGGCAAACGAGAGAAAGCAGTACACAACACACAAGTGAAAAAGCAGCAGGGGGGATAAACAAGAGCTGATCGTGCCAACGAGCCGTAACAGGAAGATGGTTTCTCACCTCGAGGAGCGCCGGCCGCCGCTCCGCTCCGCTCAATCCAGTCGTCTTCCTCTCTTCCCCCGGGACCCTCGTAGTATCGTATTGACCAGAGGCGGGCGGAGTTTACGCTTTAGGCGCACGCATGAttgttgcctctctctctctctctctaccacATCGGCCCGCCGCATGTTGTCATCCCGCCCCGTCGGCGCCCGGCGGGCCGTCGTGGGGGTGGGCCAGGGCCGACGCGCCGGGTGACGCCGTGAAAACGAGAGCCGTGGCGCGGGCTTGGATTCTCCGCTTTTCTTACCGTTTGCGTGTGGATGTCGACACAATGACGACGCCGTTGCACATCGACAGTTGCTGTGTTTGCCTTTTGACTTTCCGACGCGTAGCTGTGCCCTATGGCATCTTTTAAGCCGAGCTGTTGATAGAATTTTTTTTTGTAAGGTTTctagaaataaaagaaaatataaaggCAGTATAACAATAGACTAGGAGAAAAATAGTTTTCACGGCCCGCACGGATAGCCGTCGGATAGGTGGCATGTGAGCCGTTTGATCTAACAACCAGAGATCGGCTAACCAATAACAGGTTCCTGCAACAACCACTCTGTTTCTAAAACACTGCTCTGCTCCTGACCGCCAGGCCCCGACACGCATGCGGCAAGCATGGCACCGTCGCTAGCGGCCACGGAAATCAGCTGCCGTGCCCCCCCCCCTCCTGCAACACCATGACGCGCCATATCGCCGGTGAGATGGTTGGATCGGACGCGAATCGACCTCACCGAGGTGCCCTGCTTCGAGAAGAGCTGCGACAATCGTTCTCCGCTCCAACCGACGGCGGGGAATTCCGCCACGAGATGGAGGTTCGACCTAGTTCACAACCCTCCTGTTGTGTTTCCAGAAGCTTCCGCCATGAGTTCGGTGAGTACCTGTCTTTGAATCTGAAAAACACTATGTACAGAAACAGACCTTCTTGTTGTGGATCGTGAACCACTATTGTTAGTTGTGTAATTGAAACACCATGTGCATCAACAACCTGTTTGTTACTTGTTGATCACCATGCGCAGAAACAACCTGATATTTGTGTGCAGAAACAACCTATTTGTGTAATTCTGAACCCGAAACACTATTGTTTTCCCTGTTTGTGGTACAAACCAACCTTCGAACCTACTTTTTGTGTAACTGAAACATGGCCTATATTTTTAGTTGCATTTCTCTCATGTTTGTTACTTGTTGATCACCATGAACTGAAACTAAAACATGACAAACTCTTTGTTGATCACTATTTGTGTAACTGAAAACGTGACAGAAATTGTTGAGTGAACTCATAACTTTATTTCtgaaacaagacaagaactgttgATTCCATCAAGATGAAAAAAATGAATGTTGcttgtttgcaaaaaaaaaatgtgGTTTCAGAAACACCTCTATGTTCTCTCTCTGATAACTTCTTGTTTGCAAAAAATGTAGTTTCTGAATCACCTCTTGCTTCTCTCTGTTTGCAGGAAGCTGGCGCAGAAAAGGAAGAGAGCTATGCCAAAGGCAACTTTGGTGGTAGTGGTGAAGATTCAGAAGGTTTGTTGCATGCTGATGATGAAGTGCAAGCTGATTCAGATGATGGAGTGGTCTCATTGAAACCACTACCGCCATATGTTGGCatgaagtttgatacacttgacgaTGCAGAAAAACTCTACAACGACTATGACTGCAAGTTGGGGCTCAGGACACATATACTTTGCACAAAGTTCAACCAGAAGAAAGAGGATGCAATAATAATCATAAGGGTCTTTGAGTGTGTGCATGCTAGAAGCCCAGTAAAGCACAAACAAGTAGCACCTTGGAGAGCAATGTAACAGAAACCAACAACTCCAGCATACAGGCTACCGTCGGAATGGATGTAACAAGAACATGTCAGAAGAATAGAATGCTCCGTCATGATTGTAAGGCGCATATGATTGCTGGGCTTTGGAATGAGAGATCGACCGTCACTTGCTTTGTTGCAGAGcatactaatacgtctccaacatatctcccCGTCTTGAGCCACCCTGCCCCGACGCCGCTACTGCCTGCGCCCTGCCCTGCCCCGACGCTCCCTGTCGTGAGCCGCCCTGCCCCGACGCCGCTGCTGCCCGCGCACCTGCCCTGCCCCGACGTCGCCGTACCcctgcaccgccgccgccgctctaGCCGGCCAGGTAtactccctcctccctcccacccctctcctcccTTCTTCCTCGCCCAAGGCAAATTGTTTTAGCTCTAGGGAGCATTTGC harbors:
- the LOC123413003 gene encoding zinc transporter 10-like isoform X2, which produces MEPYIVAPYLRDYLHRFAASVSAASCDYGEAGVGDDCRDEAAALRLKVVAVAAILVAGAAGVAIPLVGRRWRGGVAAGGGRSTFVLAKAFAAGVILATGLVHMMHDAEEKFQDPCLQDSLWRRFPFAGSIAMLASLVTLVVDFLGTQFYEHKQREAAAAAAATSAHDETAAALLEDGRNAGSEKREGPMHDGHGHGHGHGHGNEAEAGPSQARQVVVSQSPCTIKPLVAALSFHQFFEGFALGDCISQARLKDLSTLLMALFFAITTPTGIAVGAAMASFYDPYSPRALVVEGVLDSMSAGILIYMALVDLIAADFLGQRMSSSPARLQAGAYVALFLGAIAMASLAIWT
- the LOC123413003 gene encoding zinc transporter 10-like isoform X1, which encodes MEPYIVAPYLRDYLHRFAASVSAASCDYGEAGVGDDCRDEAAALRLKVVAVAAILVAGAAGVAIPLVGRRWRGGVAAGGGRSTFVLAKAFAAGVILATGLVHMMHDAEEKFQDPCLQDSLWRRFPFAGSIAMLASLVTLVVDFLGTQFYEHKQREAAAAAAATSAHDETAAALLEDGRNAGSEKREGPMHDGHGHGHGHGHGNEAEAGPSQARQVVVSQILELGIVSHSVIIGLSLGVSQSPCTIKPLVAALSFHQFFEGFALGDCISQARLKDLSTLLMALFFAITTPTGIAVGAAMASFYDPYSPRALVVEGVLDSMSAGILIYMALVDLIAADFLGQRMSSSPARLQAGAYVALFLGAIAMASLAIWT
- the LOC123413003 gene encoding zinc transporter 10-like isoform X3, which translates into the protein MEPYIVAPYLRDYLHRFAASVSAASCDYGEAGVGDDCRDEAAALRLKVVAVAAILVAGAAGVAIPLVGRRWRGGVAAGGGRSTFVLAKAFAAGVILATGLVHMMHDAEEKFQDPCLQDSLWRRFPFAGSIAMLASLVTLVVDFLGTQFYEHKQREAAAAAAATSAHDETAAALLEDGRNAGSEKREGPMHDGHGHGHGHGHGNEAEAGPSQARQVVVSQARLKDLSTLLMALFFAITTPTGIAVGAAMASFYDPYSPRALVVEGVLDSMSAGILIYMALVDLIAADFLGQRMSSSPARLQAGAYVALFLGAIAMASLAIWT